Proteins encoded by one window of Chloroflexaceae bacterium:
- a CDS encoding NAD-dependent epimerase/dehydratase family protein, which translates to MSVILITGAGGYIGCSLARALRARGAAVRGLDRNGAALEALAALGVEPLVADASDASALAAALKDVEVVYHLAGSALGSPEMIRRSNVGGAEALAAACAGRRLRAVVFASSGALYPSSSSWLTEETPPAPSFHYARAKAEAEGVLLEAYRRDGTPAQIARIAAVYGPDSPALMIEQVRRGRFPLIGGGKGFASNIHLDDLIEALLAMPERGQPGRIYNLADDQPAPVREFYNYLAALLGAPPPPSMPPLAGRILVRLIDAVSRLRGRSNPLPVDLVAMASVSHRMANRRMREELGVRLRYPSYREGLPAALKVEVTLR; encoded by the coding sequence ATGTCCGTGATCCTGATCACCGGAGCGGGCGGTTACATTGGTTGCAGCCTGGCCCGCGCTCTACGCGCCCGCGGGGCCGCGGTGCGCGGTCTCGACCGCAATGGCGCCGCGCTGGAGGCACTGGCCGCCCTGGGGGTGGAGCCGCTGGTCGCCGATGCCAGTGACGCCTCGGCGCTGGCGGCGGCCCTGAAGGATGTGGAGGTGGTGTACCATCTCGCCGGCTCGGCTCTGGGCAGCCCGGAGATGATCCGGCGCTCGAACGTAGGTGGCGCGGAGGCCCTGGCTGCAGCTTGCGCGGGCCGGCGCCTGCGCGCGGTCGTGTTCGCCAGCAGCGGGGCGCTCTACCCCAGTAGTTCGAGCTGGCTCACCGAGGAGACGCCGCCTGCGCCTTCGTTTCATTACGCCCGGGCCAAAGCCGAGGCTGAAGGGGTGCTGCTGGAGGCGTACCGGCGCGATGGCACGCCAGCGCAGATCGCCCGCATCGCCGCCGTGTATGGCCCGGACAGCCCGGCGTTAATGATCGAGCAGGTGCGACGGGGGCGCTTTCCACTGATCGGCGGCGGGAAGGGCTTTGCCTCCAACATCCACCTTGATGATCTGATCGAGGCCCTGCTGGCCATGCCTGAGCGGGGCCAGCCCGGGCGGATCTACAATCTGGCCGATGATCAGCCCGCGCCGGTCCGCGAGTTCTACAACTACCTGGCGGCCCTGCTCGGCGCGCCGCCTCCGCCTTCCATGCCTCCCCTCGCCGGGCGCATCCTGGTGCGGCTGATCGACGCCGTGAGCCGCCTGCGCGGCCGGTCCAACCCGCTGCCGGTGGATCTGGTGGCGATGGCTTCAGTGTCGCACCGCATGGCGAACCGGCGCATGCGTGAGGAGTTAGGGGTGCGCTTGCGCTATCCTTCGTACCGTGAGGGCCTCCCGGCGGCGCTGAAAGTCGAAGTGACGTTGAGGTAA